A genomic segment from Syntrophotalea acetylenivorans encodes:
- a CDS encoding class I SAM-dependent methyltransferase translates to MTNREHFDAKAQEWDEHPGKRKVAQVFVDELQKNVPLLPTMDLLEFGCGTGLVSTKLRHLVASITLLDTSAGMIEVLQQKIAHHEISNMHPRLGDLSVIDPAKESFDLIYSNMALHHVVNPDQTLAELVQLLNPGGVLCIGDLETEDGSFHQNEMQVHHGFDYQHLASILVNFGLVVENCYNSHTMQRADSKGRLRDYPLFFLQVRKPAC, encoded by the coding sequence ATGACGAACAGGGAACACTTTGATGCTAAAGCACAAGAATGGGATGAACATCCGGGAAAGAGGAAAGTCGCTCAGGTTTTCGTCGACGAATTGCAGAAGAATGTGCCTTTGTTACCGACTATGGATCTGCTGGAGTTTGGCTGCGGCACCGGGCTGGTAAGTACGAAACTACGCCACCTTGTCGCATCCATCACCTTACTCGACACCTCAGCAGGTATGATAGAAGTATTGCAGCAAAAGATCGCCCATCATGAGATCTCCAATATGCATCCTCGGCTGGGCGACCTGTCGGTCATAGACCCAGCAAAGGAGAGTTTTGACCTGATTTACAGCAACATGGCCTTGCACCATGTTGTCAATCCAGATCAAACGCTGGCCGAATTGGTGCAGCTCTTAAACCCCGGAGGCGTCCTGTGCATCGGTGATCTGGAAACCGAAGACGGCTCTTTTCATCAGAACGAAATGCAGGTGCATCATGGTTTTGATTACCAGCACCTTGCCTCTATTCTGGTTAACTTTGGTTTGGTTGTCGAGAATTGTTACAACAGCCATACTATGCAGAGAGCTGATTCCAAGGGGCGGTTAAGGGATTATCCGCTGTTTTTTCTACAAGTCCGCAAACCTGCCTGTTGA
- a CDS encoding DUF805 domain-containing protein: MNWYLDVLKKYFVFQGRARRKEYWMFTLFNMLVYIALMIIEGILGMGGEGGLGLLSTLYTLAVLLPALGVSVRRLHDTGRSGWWLLIGLVPLIGGIVLFIFMVLDSQPASNQYGPNPKEGDTQVSLESATS, from the coding sequence ATGAACTGGTATCTGGATGTATTAAAAAAGTATTTCGTCTTTCAGGGTCGCGCCCGCCGTAAAGAGTATTGGATGTTTACCCTCTTTAACATGCTGGTTTATATCGCTCTGATGATTATCGAGGGGATACTGGGCATGGGAGGCGAAGGCGGTCTGGGTTTACTCTCCACCCTTTATACACTGGCTGTTCTGTTGCCCGCTCTGGGAGTGTCCGTGCGCCGTTTGCATGATACCGGCCGTAGCGGTTGGTGGTTGTTGATTGGCCTGGTTCCCCTCATCGGCGGCATCGTACTCTTTATATTCATGGTGCTGGACAGCCAGCCCGCCAGCAATCAATACGGACCTAACCCGAAAGAAGGGGACACCCAAGTTTCTCTCGAGAGCGCAACCTCTTAG
- a CDS encoding DUF1189 family protein yields MRPKKLYRIWQIPPLSFFSRLLYRDIALRWQGVAFGYLLLLLALCWIPGAIRIHRSFAFFVDEEAPLVIEQVPEITIINGQAFIDQPQPYTIYDPDTGEALLVIDTSGTITSLEQTDARGLVTARQAIFQKNAIETRSFSFETVDRYTLNQEKITRWLDISKTWAAPVLYPLCILGSFTYRIVQALLYACIGLLIANLCKGKLPFDALLRLSVIAITPAIIIGTLFDAAAVSLPLEGLWFFLLSMGYLLFGIRASVGNGGPTFQFERPHLTARKLNNE; encoded by the coding sequence TTGAGACCTAAGAAACTCTATCGAATCTGGCAGATTCCACCATTGTCTTTCTTTTCCCGGCTCCTCTACCGGGATATTGCTCTACGCTGGCAGGGGGTTGCTTTCGGCTACCTGCTCTTGCTGTTAGCCCTTTGCTGGATTCCTGGTGCAATCAGAATTCACCGGTCTTTCGCTTTCTTTGTCGATGAAGAAGCACCGCTGGTCATAGAACAAGTTCCGGAGATCACCATCATCAACGGCCAGGCTTTCATCGATCAACCCCAGCCCTATACCATTTATGACCCTGATACGGGTGAAGCCCTGCTGGTCATCGACACCAGCGGCACCATTACTTCTCTTGAACAGACCGATGCCCGCGGACTTGTGACGGCCCGGCAGGCGATTTTTCAAAAGAACGCTATTGAGACGCGCTCGTTCAGTTTCGAGACTGTGGACCGCTACACTCTCAATCAAGAAAAAATCACTCGCTGGCTCGACATAAGTAAAACCTGGGCCGCGCCGGTGCTTTATCCCTTGTGCATCCTGGGCTCTTTTACCTACCGCATTGTTCAGGCCTTGCTCTATGCCTGCATCGGGCTGCTCATTGCTAACCTTTGCAAAGGCAAGCTGCCCTTTGACGCCCTGTTGCGGCTAAGCGTAATCGCCATTACTCCGGCCATCATCATCGGCACCCTGTTCGATGCCGCCGCCGTCAGCCTACCCTTGGAAGGTCTGTGGTTTTTTCTGCTCTCAATGGGCTACCTGCTGTTCGGCATCCGCGCATCTGTCGGCAACGGCGGGCCGACCTTCCAATTTGAACGACCCCATTTGACTGCCAGGAAACTCAACAACGAATAA
- a CDS encoding M48 family metallopeptidase, with amino-acid sequence MTLLIAVYLAFWLASELLAPQVPVKVEVWAGQHLLGQLDQESNPALQQRLDQLLAMLPTGSPLHRYEFSVSLVNSDEVNALALPGGHMVIFSGLLKEIRSENELAMVLAHELGHYARRDHLRGMGRGLGMTLLMATLFGQESRAAGIAARFFSGLEMRYSQKQETAADTFGLQLLTARYGHAGGATNFFERLEGQVGSRFDYLLASHPHPRARIASLQRMITEAGYPLADTLPLQGEELLIDNDRAAINADGPSE; translated from the coding sequence TTGACTCTACTCATTGCAGTCTATCTGGCCTTTTGGCTAGCCAGCGAATTGCTTGCCCCGCAAGTGCCCGTAAAAGTAGAAGTCTGGGCCGGCCAGCACTTGCTGGGACAACTGGACCAAGAGTCGAACCCGGCCCTGCAGCAGCGCCTCGACCAATTGCTGGCGATGCTGCCGACTGGTTCGCCTCTGCACCGTTACGAATTTTCGGTCAGCCTGGTGAACAGTGACGAGGTTAACGCTCTGGCCTTGCCCGGTGGCCACATGGTGATATTTTCCGGTCTGCTCAAGGAAATCCGTTCCGAAAATGAACTCGCCATGGTTTTGGCTCATGAACTGGGACACTACGCCCGCCGCGACCACCTGCGGGGCATGGGACGGGGCCTGGGAATGACTCTGCTTATGGCGACCTTGTTCGGCCAGGAAAGCCGTGCCGCCGGTATCGCCGCGCGATTCTTTTCGGGCCTGGAAATGCGATATTCTCAAAAGCAGGAAACCGCCGCGGATACTTTCGGATTGCAGCTTTTAACAGCCCGCTATGGCCACGCCGGTGGCGCCACCAACTTTTTTGAGCGCCTGGAGGGCCAAGTCGGAAGCCGGTTCGACTACCTTTTGGCTTCCCATCCCCACCCTCGCGCCCGAATAGCCAGCCTGCAGCGTATGATCACCGAAGCCGGTTATCCACTGGCGGATACACTGCCCTTGCAAGGCGAGGAACTCCTTATCGACAACGACCGAGCAGCCATAAACGCCGACGGGCCGTCCGAATAA
- a CDS encoding YbjQ family protein produces MENLAGNFDLIFFLVLLAVGYGCGSLAERRHYASITRREAEQLDFQSMTIEPRLNKEEVRESFLVQGSAVISIDYFKRLLAVLRNIFGGRVKAYESLVDRARREAILRLKEQAMVRGADMVINLRLETSTIGNSANRKKQVGSVEAIAYGTAVTLHK; encoded by the coding sequence ATGGAAAACCTTGCTGGTAATTTTGACCTGATATTTTTTCTGGTGTTATTAGCGGTCGGCTACGGCTGCGGGTCGTTGGCTGAACGACGTCACTACGCCTCCATTACTCGCAGAGAAGCTGAACAACTGGATTTTCAATCCATGACCATTGAGCCACGGCTCAACAAAGAAGAAGTTAGAGAAAGCTTTCTGGTCCAGGGTAGCGCGGTAATCTCCATCGACTATTTCAAACGCCTGCTGGCAGTACTGCGCAACATTTTCGGCGGGCGGGTCAAAGCCTACGAATCACTGGTCGACAGAGCTCGCAGGGAAGCGATCTTGCGGCTAAAAGAGCAAGCCATGGTCCGTGGAGCCGACATGGTCATCAATCTGCGGCTTGAGACCTCGACCATCGGCAACTCGGCCAATCGCAAAAAACAGGTCGGCAGCGTCGAAGCCATCGCCTACGGCACGGCCGTCACCTTGCACAAGTGA
- a CDS encoding YbjQ family protein, producing the protein MILTNVNTVPGKEIVEHFGIVQGSTVRAKHAGRDLMAGLKNLVGGELKGYTELLQDAREEAMKRMVEQADQVGANAVVNIRFATSSVAQGAAELFAYGTAVRVE; encoded by the coding sequence ATGATCCTGACAAACGTCAACACGGTGCCCGGCAAAGAGATTGTCGAACATTTCGGCATCGTACAGGGCAGTACCGTAAGAGCCAAACATGCCGGCAGAGATCTCATGGCCGGCCTGAAGAACCTGGTGGGCGGCGAGTTGAAAGGCTACACTGAACTGCTACAAGACGCCCGCGAAGAGGCGATGAAGCGAATGGTCGAGCAGGCCGACCAGGTCGGCGCCAATGCGGTGGTCAACATTCGCTTTGCCACTTCGTCGGTGGCCCAGGGCGCGGCGGAACTGTTTGCCTACGGTACGGCGGTACGGGTCGAATAA
- a CDS encoding CNNM domain-containing protein, which translates to MLLLLTYVLVALVFSFLCSIAEAVMLSVTMPHIVLMEQKQKSSGAILRGMKAEVGRPLAAILTLNTIAHTVGAAGAGAQATVVFGDAYVGVASAVLTLLILVFSEIIPKTIGARYWRELAPITAHGLRLLIWFLYPFVKLSELLTGSLAHGPTLNGFSRSEFAAMADLSTREGQLAQQESIILKNLLLMRVTQVKDAMTPRTVVFSLSESMLVEEYFYQHNSSPFSRIPVYSDHPDQIVGFVLRSDLLLAQARGNSSNLLKSYIRPISLIHETLALSLAFDKFMQLRTHILLVIDEYGGMKGVLTLEDVLETLLGLEIVDERDKNADMQKLARKLWQKRAKEMGLDVSE; encoded by the coding sequence ATGCTCCTGCTTCTAACCTACGTTCTGGTCGCGCTGGTCTTTTCCTTTCTCTGCTCCATTGCCGAAGCGGTGATGCTCAGTGTAACCATGCCCCATATCGTTCTGATGGAGCAGAAGCAAAAGTCTTCCGGCGCTATATTGCGGGGGATGAAAGCAGAGGTTGGCAGACCTCTGGCTGCGATCCTGACCCTCAATACCATCGCCCACACGGTGGGTGCAGCCGGCGCTGGAGCTCAAGCCACGGTTGTTTTTGGCGACGCCTATGTCGGAGTCGCCTCAGCGGTGCTGACCCTGCTGATCCTTGTTTTTTCCGAAATCATTCCTAAAACTATCGGTGCCCGCTACTGGCGGGAACTGGCCCCGATTACCGCCCATGGACTGCGCCTGCTGATCTGGTTTCTCTACCCTTTTGTCAAACTGTCGGAGCTGCTCACCGGGAGTCTGGCCCATGGACCGACACTGAACGGCTTCAGCCGCAGCGAATTCGCGGCCATGGCGGATTTAAGCACCCGTGAAGGACAGCTGGCCCAGCAGGAATCGATTATCCTGAAGAATCTTCTGTTAATGCGCGTCACTCAGGTCAAGGATGCCATGACCCCGCGCACGGTAGTTTTTTCCTTGTCCGAATCGATGCTGGTCGAAGAATATTTCTATCAGCATAACAGCAGTCCTTTTTCCCGGATTCCCGTCTACAGCGATCACCCCGACCAGATTGTCGGCTTTGTGCTGCGGAGCGATCTGCTGCTGGCCCAGGCCCGAGGGAACAGCTCCAACCTCCTCAAAAGCTATATTCGCCCCATTTCTCTGATACATGAAACCCTGGCCCTGTCTCTGGCGTTTGATAAATTCATGCAGTTGCGCACCCATATTCTATTGGTCATCGACGAATACGGCGGCATGAAAGGGGTTCTCACTTTGGAAGACGTCTTGGAAACCTTATTGGGACTGGAAATCGTCGACGAACGAGACAAGAATGCGGACATGCAGAAACTGGCTCGCAAACTGTGGCAAAAACGGGCGAAAGAAATGGGCCTGGACGTCAGTGAATGA
- a CDS encoding GGDEF domain-containing protein has product MSLASSLHKHFLHHGDFCALVDATGRIISSSGQLLSAAPMESAHCHKLLALHNSCPCNSCHIREALQTSRPVDRQLHHPLLGDLQLRIQPLTGPDGQATQAALHISPVEAPEINGPTDLVRQALSCLPQPVFECDLQGQLHFANPRCIELFRFTKPVSDQNICLQRLVVDADRQRIERLHKRSLQEEKSLSAEFTVEISKGQSVPVLLHLIPVKKQGRIAVLRGMIENRSQLANTERALRQLEGHCKNLARHDQLTGLPNRSQLFEWLDRALGRYCQSGKPLTVVLLDIDRFKQVVDSLGDDCGDQVLCEVALRLSKKMRCNDMLARINGDEFALVYSNISRPDSLTQLVQRLSKELQNPLQVGEHVVHLTASIGIVTSRPEDQDSASLLRQATIAMNEAKQQGGNRHIHFLPQMQRDREATFLFEKHMREALQRQEFYLHYQPQIDLASGRISGVEALARWAGPNGDNPSPEIFINVAESSGLIHPLGDFILHQACAQNRRWQQSGLPPIQVTVNISAKQFAQQDFVDKVLRTLNDTGLAPEWLELEITESAIMANIEEALGTMHRLRQVGVRFAVDDFGTGHSSLNYLRHLALSKLKIDRSFLHEIPGNRDNEKLVFSILALARSFDLQTVAEGIETQEQLNYLQQLDCDLGQGYLFSRPVAPDAIPTLLAKHNS; this is encoded by the coding sequence ATGTCCTTAGCGAGCAGCTTGCACAAACATTTTCTGCACCATGGCGATTTCTGTGCCTTAGTGGATGCAACAGGGAGGATTATCTCCTCCAGCGGCCAGCTGTTATCAGCCGCCCCAATGGAATCGGCTCATTGCCATAAGCTGCTCGCCCTGCATAACTCCTGTCCCTGCAATAGCTGCCATATTCGCGAAGCTCTTCAAACCAGCCGCCCCGTCGACAGGCAACTGCACCACCCCCTGCTCGGCGACCTTCAATTGCGGATACAGCCCTTGACCGGCCCGGATGGGCAGGCTACCCAGGCCGCCCTGCATATCTCTCCTGTCGAGGCCCCCGAGATCAACGGTCCCACCGACCTGGTCAGACAGGCCCTGTCCTGCCTGCCGCAGCCGGTCTTCGAATGCGATCTGCAGGGCCAACTCCATTTCGCCAATCCCCGCTGCATCGAGCTGTTCAGATTCACCAAACCGGTATCAGATCAAAACATCTGCCTGCAGCGACTGGTTGTCGATGCCGACCGCCAGCGAATTGAGCGGTTGCACAAGCGCTCCCTGCAGGAAGAGAAATCCCTGTCGGCAGAGTTCACGGTCGAAATCAGCAAAGGACAAAGTGTTCCGGTTCTGCTTCACCTGATTCCGGTGAAAAAGCAGGGCCGCATCGCCGTCCTTCGCGGCATGATTGAAAATCGTTCACAGCTGGCGAATACGGAACGGGCTCTGCGCCAGCTCGAGGGGCACTGTAAGAACCTGGCCAGGCACGACCAGCTGACCGGTCTGCCCAATCGCAGCCAACTTTTCGAGTGGCTCGACCGGGCCCTGGGACGTTACTGTCAGAGTGGCAAGCCGCTGACGGTGGTGCTGCTCGACATCGACCGGTTTAAGCAGGTAGTCGATTCTCTCGGCGACGATTGTGGCGATCAGGTGCTCTGTGAAGTTGCCCTGCGACTCAGCAAAAAGATGCGCTGCAACGATATGCTGGCTCGCATCAACGGCGATGAATTTGCCCTGGTCTACAGCAATATTTCACGACCGGACAGCCTCACACAACTGGTGCAGAGACTGAGTAAGGAACTTCAAAACCCACTGCAGGTCGGCGAGCATGTGGTTCATCTGACAGCCAGCATCGGTATCGTAACCAGTCGACCGGAAGACCAGGACAGCGCCAGCCTACTGCGCCAGGCGACCATTGCCATGAACGAGGCCAAACAGCAGGGGGGCAACCGGCATATTCATTTCCTCCCCCAGATGCAGCGGGACCGCGAAGCCACCTTTCTGTTCGAAAAGCATATGCGCGAAGCCCTGCAACGCCAGGAATTCTATCTCCATTATCAACCGCAGATCGATTTGGCGAGCGGTCGCATCAGCGGCGTAGAGGCTCTGGCGCGTTGGGCCGGACCGAACGGCGACAACCCCTCGCCGGAAATCTTTATCAACGTAGCAGAATCTTCGGGGCTGATTCATCCCCTGGGGGATTTTATTTTGCACCAGGCCTGCGCCCAGAACCGGCGTTGGCAGCAGAGCGGACTGCCGCCGATCCAGGTGACGGTCAACATCTCCGCCAAACAGTTCGCGCAACAGGATTTTGTCGACAAGGTCCTGCGGACCCTGAATGATACCGGACTTGCGCCTGAGTGGCTGGAACTGGAAATCACCGAAAGCGCCATCATGGCCAATATCGAGGAAGCCCTCGGCACCATGCACCGCCTGCGGCAGGTCGGGGTCCGCTTTGCCGTCGACGATTTCGGCACTGGACACTCCTCTCTCAATTACCTGCGCCATCTGGCTCTGAGCAAGCTCAAGATCGACCGCTCCTTCCTCCACGAAATCCCCGGCAACCGCGACAACGAAAAGCTGGTTTTTTCGATCCTGGCCCTGGCCCGCAGCTTCGACCTGCAGACCGTCGCCGAAGGGATCGAAACCCAGGAGCAGCTCAATTATCTGCAACAGCTCGACTGCGATCTCGGCCAGGGTTACCTGTTCAGTCGCCCGGTGGCACCGGACGCCATCCCCACCCTTCTGGCTAAACATAACTCCTGA
- a CDS encoding DMT family transporter, producing the protein MPNNRSGTLLLAVIACLLWSTAFVGVKVGLRYAGPFAFAGQRFMLSGLLLLPFWWARRPNRSTVCSHGGMILSVALFQTFILYGLFYFGMTLIPGALAAMVIGASPLVTAVLAHYCMPGDRLSAIKGSSLLLGGIGVAVLSLSRQPWVSASGLVELAGIGVLLLANVAGALGNILVARHRTKIDPVFLNSAQLFIGGLGLWLLSLLLEVQPAEIVPWSYYAALGWLAFLSAAAFSIWFILLRRPGVRVSELNLWKFLIPVCGALFSWLLLPEEEPSLWPFAGMLCIAAAIVLFNLQSVRTRRD; encoded by the coding sequence ATGCCTAATAATCGATCCGGCACTCTGTTGCTGGCTGTAATCGCCTGTCTACTCTGGTCGACAGCTTTTGTCGGAGTTAAAGTGGGCCTGAGGTATGCCGGGCCCTTTGCTTTTGCCGGTCAGCGCTTCATGCTTTCCGGCCTTTTGCTGCTCCCCTTCTGGTGGGCACGGCGGCCAAATAGGTCCACTGTCTGCAGTCATGGGGGCATGATTCTGAGCGTCGCTCTTTTTCAGACTTTTATATTGTATGGCCTGTTTTATTTCGGTATGACCCTGATCCCGGGTGCGCTGGCGGCCATGGTTATCGGTGCATCGCCTCTGGTTACGGCAGTATTGGCACATTACTGCATGCCGGGCGATCGATTATCAGCGATTAAAGGAAGTAGTTTGTTATTAGGGGGCATCGGCGTGGCGGTGTTGAGCCTTAGTCGGCAACCTTGGGTTTCTGCTTCGGGATTGGTGGAACTGGCCGGAATCGGGGTGCTGTTGTTGGCCAATGTGGCCGGAGCTCTTGGCAATATCCTGGTGGCGCGGCATCGGACAAAAATCGACCCCGTGTTCCTTAACTCGGCCCAGTTGTTCATTGGCGGCCTTGGTCTTTGGCTGTTGTCCCTGTTGCTGGAGGTTCAACCGGCAGAGATTGTTCCCTGGAGCTATTACGCTGCTTTGGGCTGGCTGGCTTTTCTCTCGGCGGCGGCTTTTTCTATCTGGTTTATTCTGCTACGGCGGCCGGGGGTAAGGGTCTCGGAGCTGAATCTGTGGAAATTTCTGATTCCCGTCTGTGGGGCTTTATTCAGTTGGTTGTTGTTGCCGGAGGAAGAGCCGAGCCTGTGGCCATTTGCCGGTATGCTGTGTATCGCAGCAGCCATTGTTCTTTTTAACCTTCAGTCGGTCCGGACGCGGCGGGACTGA
- a CDS encoding cation diffusion facilitator family transporter: protein MTGNFFELKNKQALQRGQRVALVATLATLLLALLKASVGWYYRAPVLVADAFHSVADLLAIFASYFGLWLAGKKKSDRFPYGLYKAETLITLMVGGLIVWAGVELLTEGLDKLQGAVDPVHFPLVPLLVSGLSVVLSLGIALKERQVGRAINSPSLLANAGESFLDVATSLVVLAGLLLRFWRLPYVEGAVILLIALLVIKLGGSSCWTAFLLLLDANLDPQLSHALEKQVNAIYGVKGQSEVRIRQAGPFHMVECVIYTRPTLSLYRAHELADKAEQAIAAHCPHIESVFVHVEPLRNELRSAIVPVSEINGMQSCVHGHFGRAPYFMLLRLNEHEAEIEDFYFNEFLGEPKFIGLKVIKAIIAYRIDLLFTSRLGEISFYMLKDNFVDIYAVDENQTVQEVVDRFRSDSLQAIMQPTHSVDHALVEQQTEPS, encoded by the coding sequence ATGACCGGGAACTTTTTTGAACTAAAAAATAAGCAGGCTCTGCAGCGGGGGCAGAGGGTGGCCCTCGTCGCTACGTTGGCTACCCTGCTGCTGGCGCTGCTTAAAGCATCGGTCGGCTGGTATTACCGGGCGCCCGTGCTGGTGGCCGACGCTTTTCACAGCGTTGCCGACTTGTTGGCGATCTTTGCCAGCTATTTCGGCCTGTGGCTGGCGGGGAAAAAAAAGAGTGATCGCTTCCCCTACGGCCTCTATAAAGCCGAGACCCTGATCACTTTGATGGTCGGCGGCCTGATTGTCTGGGCCGGTGTTGAGCTGCTGACAGAGGGGTTGGATAAGCTGCAGGGGGCAGTTGATCCGGTGCATTTTCCACTGGTACCGTTGCTTGTCAGCGGTCTGTCTGTCGTCCTTTCGTTGGGTATTGCTCTCAAAGAACGCCAGGTCGGTCGAGCGATAAATTCCCCGTCGTTGCTGGCTAACGCCGGAGAGTCATTTCTGGATGTCGCTACCTCTTTGGTTGTTTTGGCCGGTCTTTTGCTCAGGTTCTGGAGGTTGCCCTATGTCGAAGGGGCGGTTATTCTGCTTATCGCTCTGCTGGTTATCAAGCTTGGCGGCAGCAGTTGCTGGACCGCCTTTCTCCTTTTACTCGATGCCAATCTTGATCCGCAGTTGAGTCATGCCCTGGAAAAACAGGTCAATGCTATCTATGGCGTGAAAGGTCAGAGCGAGGTCCGCATTCGCCAGGCCGGTCCTTTTCATATGGTTGAATGCGTCATCTATACCCGTCCCACCCTATCATTGTACCGCGCTCACGAATTGGCGGATAAGGCCGAGCAGGCTATCGCCGCGCACTGCCCCCATATCGAATCGGTCTTTGTGCATGTCGAGCCGCTACGCAATGAGCTCCGTTCAGCCATCGTACCGGTGTCCGAAATAAACGGCATGCAATCCTGCGTTCATGGTCATTTCGGCCGGGCTCCCTATTTTATGCTATTGCGGCTCAACGAGCATGAGGCGGAAATAGAAGATTTTTATTTCAACGAGTTCCTCGGCGAACCGAAGTTTATCGGTCTTAAGGTCATCAAAGCGATTATCGCTTACCGCATTGATCTACTCTTCACCTCGCGCCTCGGCGAAATTTCTTTTTATATGTTGAAGGATAATTTTGTCGATATCTATGCCGTTGATGAAAATCAAACCGTGCAGGAAGTTGTCGACCGGTTCCGTAGCGATTCCCTGCAAGCTATTATGCAACCGACCCATTCCGTCGACCATGCCCTGGTCGAGCAGCAGACTGAACCATCCTGA
- a CDS encoding lysophospholipid acyltransferase family protein yields the protein MTDEIRSEDVFRLTVPVDAPLPQRLAGTLAIPVMDRLLGLKRCREIYRTIVHQTPEAFAGAALDALGVQWNIESDELAKIPTKGPLVAVANHPFGAVEGLMMIALLRRVRPDIKVMANYLLQRIPQLADTVIAVDPFGASQSARRNIGPLRESLRWLGQGGVLVVFPAGEVSHFKLSHRAVADPTWSDTLGRIVRRSGAGVLPIFFPGCNGLKFQVAGMVHPRLRTALLARELLNKRGRSLSARIGAMISAKQLSRLNSDREVVDYLRLRTYMLGCTLRTQSVQPRVDEESKDEVEPPVEVIGPQDSKLVAAEVDRLDPTSLLAENKVLQVWQAEAAQIPYLLLEIGRLREITFRAIGEGTGRPFDLDRFDQHYLHIFLWHKDRQEVVGAYRLGRCDKILPEQGKSGLYTSTLFKYRSKLFERLGPALELGRSFVRPEYQRSYTPLLLLWKGIGAFVVAHPQYRTLFGPVSISRDYSDLSRRLIAGSLRETLLAPKLAGLVKPRVPLDRRPVRVKGCAADLAHTFCSNIDQVGAMVADIDVEQKGIPVLLRHYLNLGGKLLAFNVDREFSDVLDGLILVDLTETERKTLERYFGKEGTEAFLNYQCMMQMQPQALCA from the coding sequence ATGACAGATGAGATCCGTTCAGAAGATGTTTTCCGCTTAACTGTTCCCGTAGATGCACCGTTGCCGCAACGACTGGCCGGGACTTTGGCTATTCCGGTCATGGACCGGCTGCTCGGGCTCAAGCGTTGCCGCGAAATTTACCGAACCATTGTTCACCAGACCCCGGAGGCCTTTGCCGGGGCGGCCCTGGACGCCCTGGGAGTTCAGTGGAATATCGAATCCGACGAACTGGCCAAAATACCGACCAAGGGGCCTTTGGTGGCGGTTGCCAACCATCCCTTTGGAGCCGTCGAAGGTTTGATGATGATCGCACTGTTGCGCCGGGTGCGGCCGGACATAAAGGTGATGGCGAACTACCTGTTGCAGCGTATCCCCCAATTGGCTGATACGGTGATTGCCGTCGACCCCTTTGGCGCCAGCCAGTCCGCGCGGCGTAATATCGGGCCGCTTCGGGAAAGCCTGCGCTGGTTGGGGCAGGGCGGCGTGCTGGTGGTTTTCCCTGCCGGCGAAGTATCCCATTTTAAACTATCCCACAGGGCGGTGGCGGACCCGACCTGGAGCGATACCCTCGGACGCATCGTGCGCCGCAGTGGCGCGGGGGTACTGCCGATCTTTTTCCCCGGCTGCAATGGCCTGAAATTCCAGGTGGCCGGGATGGTACATCCCCGATTGCGTACCGCACTGTTGGCCCGGGAGCTGCTCAACAAACGTGGTCGCTCTTTGTCGGCCCGGATCGGTGCCATGATCTCTGCAAAGCAACTGTCCCGGCTGAATTCCGATCGGGAGGTGGTCGATTATCTGCGTCTGCGCACTTATATGCTCGGATGTACACTCCGGACTCAGTCAGTGCAGCCAAGGGTCGACGAAGAAAGCAAGGATGAGGTCGAACCGCCGGTAGAGGTGATTGGTCCACAGGACAGCAAATTGGTGGCGGCTGAGGTAGACCGACTGGACCCAACCAGTTTGTTGGCGGAAAACAAAGTACTACAGGTGTGGCAGGCCGAGGCAGCACAGATTCCCTATCTGCTGCTGGAGATCGGCCGCTTGCGGGAGATTACCTTTCGCGCGATTGGCGAGGGGACCGGAAGACCTTTTGATCTGGATCGGTTCGACCAGCATTATCTGCATATTTTCCTATGGCATAAGGATCGGCAAGAGGTGGTCGGTGCCTACCGACTTGGGCGCTGCGACAAGATTTTGCCGGAGCAGGGCAAATCAGGGCTCTATACCAGTACCCTCTTTAAGTACCGCAGCAAGCTCTTTGAACGCCTTGGGCCGGCCCTGGAGTTGGGGCGAAGTTTTGTCCGTCCCGAATACCAGCGATCTTATACTCCCTTGCTGTTGCTCTGGAAAGGCATCGGGGCCTTTGTTGTGGCCCATCCCCAGTATCGCACCCTCTTCGGTCCGGTCAGCATCAGCCGCGACTATAGCGACCTGTCCCGGCGCCTGATCGCGGGTTCTCTGCGGGAGACCCTGTTGGCGCCGAAATTGGCCGGTCTGGTTAAGCCCCGGGTGCCTCTCGACCGGCGGCCGGTGCGGGTAAAGGGCTGCGCAGCCGATCTGGCCCACACCTTTTGTTCCAATATCGATCAGGTTGGGGCGATGGTGGCGGATATCGATGTCGAACAGAAGGGCATTCCGGTGTTGCTGCGCCATTATCTCAACCTAGGCGGCAAGCTGCTGGCCTTTAATGTCGATCGGGAGTTCAGCGATGTGCTCGACGGTCTGATTTTGGTCGATTTGACCGAAACCGAACGAAAGACCCTGGAACGCTATTTTGGCAAAGAGGGCACCGAAGCCTTCTTGAATTATCAATGCATGATGCAGATGCAGCCCCAGGCCCTGTGTGCTTAG